In the Salvelinus sp. IW2-2015 unplaced genomic scaffold, ASM291031v2 Un_scaffold2546, whole genome shotgun sequence genome, TGTACACGATTTAAAAGTGCCGtttaaatacaattacaaaagaCAATACACATTTCATAACAGTACATGCCATAATAATATTTCTTGTTTTTATCAGACTAGCTGCTGGCACCCTTACTGAGTCGATAAGGAACATTAGCCAAACTATTTGGAGGATATCACACCTGCAACAATATGAATGTTCATTTCTGTTTTTCCACCTCTGAGAGTTTGCCTATTACCTATACCTTGCCGCAGAGGGGAGTAGTATTCAAGTCGACCAGGGCGGTGGTTGGTCAAAATGAATTTTGTGTTAGCCTTGCGGAAGGCCTGACCGTTTAAAGATGCTCACCAGCGCCTGTCTGTTGTTGACTCCAATACCTTGCTACTGTGGTATAATCCTTCCTCAGCATACAATTGACGTGTGACATGAATGTCAGTTTTTGCTGTGTTACTTGTTGGTGAACTAatgaaaaaatgtaatgaaacaaaCAAACGAATTAATGAATGAATACCATTTTTAAAGAAATATAAGATGGTTCTCATGCAAGTGGCCAACTAATTGTATTCTCACATGTGCGAAtttcaacaatgcagttaaaaaaaaaaagaaaactaaaataaaaaaatttgcAGGTGCAACTAATTAAagacagcagtaaaataataatagcgagACATATTAACTAGGTGTTACCGGGTACAGGAAGTAATGTAGCGTGGCACCGTGTTAGTCAGAGTAATTGAGTAATGttaatgtaggtagagttattaaaagtgaatatgcatagatgtaACACAGTAAGGATGTACGGCACGTGTAAAACAGAGTGGGGAGGGGGagccaatgcaaatagtcctgtGTAGCATTTGATAGATGTTAGGAGTCTATTGCTTGGGGTTAGAAGTGTTAGAAGCCTCTTGACTAGACTTGCCTTCCTGACCGCTTGCCTGTGCTCGTAGCAAGAGAACAGTCATGCTTAGGTGCTGAaagtctttgacaaattttaggccttcctctgacaaccgCCTGGGTAGAGATTCCTGATGCAGGAAAGCTGCCCCAGTGAGTGATACTGGTCGTACGCCAACCCTCTGTAGCTTCGggggaggccgagcagttgccataccaggcagtgatgcaaccagtcaggatgctctcgatggtgcagctgtagaaccttttgaggatctgagaacccatgccaaatcttttcagattcctgagggggaataggttttgtcgtgccctcttcacgactgtcttggtgtgcttggaccatgttttctttgttggtgatgtgatcACCAAAACATCACCAACAGCTCTTAACctgctcaactacagccccgtcgatgagaatggggtgtgctcggccctctttttcctgtagtccacaatcatctcctttgtcttcatgttcagggagaggttgttgtcctggcaccacacggcaaggtgatcaggcctaccactgttgtgtcatcggcaaacttaatgatggtgttggagtcgtgcctggccgtgcagtcatgagtgaacagggagtacaggaagggaatgaacacgcactcctgaggggcccctgtgttgaggatcaccatggcggatgtgttgttacctacccttaccattaAAGATAATTTAGTATTAGAAGCACAATAACAATTAAAAAAAACGTTTAATAATATAAGTCTACTGACAACATTATCTTCCTRAGGTGTGGTGCGGCCCAGCCTTCGGTGGCATGACCAGCATTCTGAAGAACCAGGCCAACCCCACCTGGCCCGGTGAATTCAACTTCCTAGACATCATCCACAAGTCTGTCCTGAAGCTGGAGGTGAGTTTCCCCCCTTTAATATGCAAAGTGCTTTGAGCACTGGAAAATCACTATGTAAATCccatcaattattattattgtgatgaagagggacaggaagagaaagagatggaggaagaggaaYaggaggatgatgatgatgattattatgaATATGATAGTTTTGATTATGATGAATTATTACTATTGTTTTTGTTATGATTAtaataatgtaattattattaGGTGTGGGATCAGGACGCCGGACCAGACAACCGCCTCGGAACCTGCACCACCACTGTCTACCCAGGAACACACACTGAGACCTGCCACCTGAAGAAAGGCACCGTCTACTACACATACAGCTACAAGAAGGAACAGGAGCAATAGAATGATGATTCGATTGTAACCTATGACCTTTGTGACRTCGTGTCTGATTGGTTCTCTCATCATGTCACCCATATATTCTCTTCCTTATAGCATCAATAAATAAACTTGTTCTCAGTCTGGCTTTATCATGTTTCTGTACTGTTTTATGATTTCTCAGAATATGTCTTAGATTGGTCCATAGAATATTAAAAGTGATAAATCAATATTTTAACTAGATGTGCCTTGCTAGATTTTTACCACAATGTGGTCATTAATAACGTGACAGCCCATTGGATAATCACAGTGTGGTCATTAATAACGTGACAGCCCATTGGATAATCACAGTGTGGTCATTAATAACTTGACAGCCCATGGGATAATCACAGTGTGGTCATTAATACCGTGACAGCCCATTGGATAATCACAGCCCATGGTCTTTCCTTGGTCTTCCATTCTTTCTTTTATCACTTCCGTTCCTTGATccctttccttcctttcttccgCTCCTTTGTTATCCTAGCTCTCTTCCTCCTATCTTTTTCTAatttccttccctcctttcctagCATCTTCTCCTCCCTTTTCTTGCCCCCTTTCCTTCACTAGCTTAATTTCCGCTTCACCTTATCCAGATCCCGTTCCTAATTTCCTTGCTTTCTTTCCTAATTTCCTTTACTCTTCTTCTTTCCTAGGCTCCTTTCCTTTtttcctagcttcctttccttgATATTTGTCCTCCTTTCCTCATTCGCTTTCCTAGCTCCCTTTCCTCCTATTCTTTCCTAACTACCTTTCCGTTCCTCCTTCCctagcttcctttcctctcttttcttaGCTCCCTTTCCCGGCTTCCTTTCCTTCGACTACAGTAGTGTCGTTGTGCCGTCTACACTACTAGTACTGCTACTGTTACAGTCACTATAACAGGAGCAGCAAGTCAGTGGCCCTGTGGTAGAATGTCCACCCGGAAATTGGAACGGTTCAATACCTGGTCGAGTCAAACCAAACAGAGACTCAAAAAAATGTGACCTGATGCCCTGCTGCTTGGCACTGAgcattaaaggggaagttcaccaATTTTTACATGTAGACTTATTTTTACTCTTTCTGTGATTGTTGTTTATCCCCAAaaccattattttatattttgctcCATCACAGGGAAAATTGGTAGacacagatatactacatattgaCTACATATATATTGCCATTGACTACAGATATACTGTCATTTactacagatatactacatattgaCTACAGATATATTAGATATTGACTACAGATATACTGCCACTGACCTCAGATATACTGCATATTGactacagatatactacatattgaCTACGGATATACTGTCATTGACTACAAATATACTACATATTGactacagatatactacatattgactacagatatactacatattgaCTACAGATATACTGCCATTGACTACAAATATACTANNNNNNNNNNNNNNNNNNNNNNNNNNNNNNNNNNNNNNNNNNNNNNNNNNNNNNNNNNNNNNNNNNNNNNNNNNNNNNNNNNNNNNNNNNNNNNNNNNNNNNNNNNNNNNNNNNNNNNNNNNNNNNNNNNNNNNNNNNNNNNNNNNNNNNNNNNNNNNNNNNNNNNNNNNNNNNNNNNNNNNNNNNNNNNNNNNNNNNNNNNNNNNNNNNNNNNNNNNNNNNNNNNNNNNNNNNNNNNNNNNNNNNNNNNNNNNNNNNNNNNNNNNNNNNNNNNNNNNNNNNNNNNNNNNNNNNNNNNNNNNNNNNNNNNNNNNNNNNNNNNNNNNNNNNNNNNNNNNNNNNNNNNNNNNNNNNNNNNNNNNNNNNNNNNNNNNNNNNNNNNNNNNNNNNNNNNNNNNNNNNNNNNNNNNNNNNNNNNNNNNNNNNNNNNNNNNNNNNNNNNNNNNNNNNNNNNNNNNNNNNNNNNNNNNNNNNNNNNNNN is a window encoding:
- the LOC112074239 gene encoding perforin-1, with the translated sequence MTSILKNQANPTWPGEFNFLDIIHKSVLKLEVWDQDAGPDNRLGTCTTTVYPGTHTETCHLKKGTVYYTYSYKKEQEQ